The Chanodichthys erythropterus isolate Z2021 chromosome 1, ASM2448905v1, whole genome shotgun sequence genome segment CTAAAGCATTTCTGTGTGAAAAGATCAGTGAAAATTGTATATAATGCAGGGATTGATTCAAAAAGCTTATACGACATTCATCAGAGTTGTCTTTTTTAAATCGGATCAATTAGATTAAATTCATTTCTATGGTTAAATTAAAATCCTGATTTGGCTAAACTGAAATAAAGTAGAAATGAATGTTGTTCTTAATGGTGGAAATCAGCTGCAATGTTGATGACTGTCCACATGGTGGCAGTTGCAGTGTTGTCTAGCCCTGtgtcccaatgtccatactatccatcctaaatagtatgtgacattagtaatattcaatactatttagggtggatagtatgcagaTTGGGATGCAGGGtagatgttgtttttgtgttctactagaacaggttttcctgcttgaatgttgattattttcctcatatcctccattgttgcagctcctctcttcccagtctgtcagtaacgctctgtttagttcctgtctctatgaagcccctccttctgaaaagcacaatgtgctctgattggtcgtctgtagcagtgtgttgtgattggtcatttGGGAAAtgccccgccccttaccataaccgccagtttcaacacactactaactaactcaaccaggccccgcccctttattctgcgtatgaattatttaaatgaggaatattgtgaagaaaactcagggagttcagaaacactgatatagagaagaactGCTGCTGGAGggactttttcatgctcaaacagcaacattacacactaaagacagATGAACATGTGAAAAAAAGCAGAATAGCTCCTCTTCAAATCACTAAAATCATTTTTTCTCACCAGACATGAGAAGCCCACAGACCCTGACGATCCTCTGGCCGATCAGAACATTAAAGATCGTTATTATGGCATCAACGACCCGGTGGCAGATAAACTTCTCAAGAGAGCGTCCACCATGCCTCGACTGGACCCTCCCGAGGACAAGTCCATCACTACACTGTACATAGGAGGGCTGGGAGAAAACATCACTGACTCTGAGCTCAGGTGAGAGGAGTTTCATTATAATCTCATGATGAGGCTGCATCTAAACATTAATAGTCAATCTTACATGCTGATTGAATTGATTATTGTTGCATACCTGCACATACTACTTTTTTAAGAAATAGTAGGCGGTATGCAATAATCCGTGTGCTCGTATTGTATTCCATTTGGATTTTGATGTGTaatatttgaattaattcactTTCTTTGTCTCCTCTCACAGGAATAATTTCTACCAGTTTGGTGAGATCCGTACGATCACGTTGGTTGAGAGGCAGCAGTGCGCGTTCATTCAGTTTGCCACGCGGCAGGGGGCGGAGCTGGCTGCGGAGAAAACCTTCAATAAGCTCATCATTAATGGCCGCAGGCTGGCGGTGAAGTGGGGCCGCTCACAAGCTGCTAAAGGGCAAGATTTGAAGGACGGGTTCAGTGAGATGGGCACCAGACTAGAACCAGTACCAGGTCTCCCTAcaggtgtgtgcgtgtgtgtgtgtgtgtgtgtgtgtgtgtgttactggCTCATAGGTTGTAATGTTAATGATCCAATAAGGAATAAATggataataatatataataatttatttacaattataacttcttgtttatttgtatgtgtattttatttattttaataaaaccatgaaaaataaaatatctggGTCATAATTtgcaataaataatttttatttaattaatttattttatattttattttttaattttatatatttttttattttagaatgcAATATGacccagacattttttttttttcatatgaatcatgcatttatatattattataggtTCTTGTGCatgtgtattttaatttattatgtttttttgggATGCAGTATGaccgaaaaaaaaaataaaaataaaaaattcatatgtaaatcaaataaaaataaatgaaataaatatttttattttatttttttgggatgCAATATGGCCcaaacattataaataaaataaaaataaatgaaataaatatttttattttatttttggggatGCAATATGACCcaaacgtgttttttttttttttttttttcttttttttttttcatatgaatcaaacatttatatataattatagcTTCTTGTGCatacatgtattttattttattttaatgaaaaaaattctGGGTCATATTGcaccccaaaaaaataaataaataaaataaaaatgaatgaaataattttattttttattttatttattatatgaaTCACCCAGTTATGATAATGAACAATATTCCCTTGTTttaatttgtgaataatattataattgcatttattttttaaacattgttgTCTTGTCAAATTACTGTTACTTTGCATCGTGACTAACACCACCCCTTACCCATGGTAAAATGACTGTAATGCACAGTCTCTCTTTATTTGATTGATCTGTGTGATTATATCATGTGTATATTGCAGCTCTACCTCTACCGCCTGCTCTAGAGGAGGAAGCGCCTGCCAACTATTTTAACCTGGACCCAGGCAGCTCTCCTGCGCTCATGAACATCAGTCTGCCGCCTCCGCCCGGACTCCCAAACCCACCACCGCCTGGTACACACTTCATCTCCACTCACCCCTGCATGTGTTCATATAATACAACCAGTGCTGTTAGGGTTAATGGgaattaaaattattcaaaacatTCAATCAAAATGGctcttgaatggtttaaaagtgTCTGGTTGTGGTTTCAGGTTTTGGGCCTCCCATGTTCCAACCCATGGGtcctcctccacctcctccGATGGGTTTGAGACCTCCAGGCCACATCCATTACCCTTCCCAGGATCCTCAGCGCATGGGTGCGCATGCTGCCGTTCGCCACAGTGACTGATTGACTGCTCACATGGGGACTAGTAAAGATTCTCCTGCTGCTGCGGGTTATTGTACTGTGAAGGTGATGTCATCAGAGGGTGGAGTCTGTGACATCATACAGAGTGATTGACTGGAACACTATGGGAAGTGCCAGTAATGGTACGGTAGTGTGATTGGGCGCTGTTGTTGTAAATGCAGTGCCAGTTGTACGCCACAATAATGCCTCAGTCACATCGTATTTACAAACAAAGCTTACCAACAGATAGGCCTGTGTTATTAAAAGTTTACTCCGGCCAATAAGCTGCTGTGTTTGATACATCATCATGACATGCAACGTTTACGACTAATATGACCGtttgcattttgacattttcatgaaaatttaaCCCAATTCCCCCCAAATTGTAATTAATGTTCATTTCTGTTGCATTACAGTAGGTAACTGAGAATTTGGGTGGATAATTATTGCTGCAAAAAAATCTTTGTGGTCCTAAAATaggcttcattttctttttgcgaaataaaattgtttatatAGTTTATTTGTTGCGAGATTCAcaaacccacacacacatttcagtcttgtgtctagagatttaacacacacaaaaatgtattgTGTCCAAGATGCAACTATATTCAAAGACAGATTTTTAACATGAGATATTAGTGTAGCCACTTCTTGCATCTCtatagagagaaaaaaaaacttgttttctGATATTTATCAGTTTCATATTCAGctctgaaacattttttttactgaacTGTCAGTTCAGTGCTTTTCTTTTGTTGTAACATGGAAAAAAAGGAATTCAAAAACAAGGACTTTATTGAAAGAACCTACGGTTACCATTTTCTTTTGTGAACATTAAACTAGCTGTCATTAAATGTACCGTCTGCTCTGTTTTTAAGAAACACAGCGGCCCAAAAAGTATTCGGACACTGTTAATGTTTTGCGTTAGATAAAAATGAAggcatgttatttattttaagaaagATGCACATTTTATAAGCAAAACATTTGAGTTTGTTTGATGTGAAAACAATAGGTCATTTATATTTAGTCCTCTAATGCAATGTCATGCATGTTTTCCATGTGCCTAAAGTGTCCAAATACATTTTAGGGGCCACTGAATGCGGCACACTACACCAATTATTTGCATGAAATGCCAGTAATTTGAAGTTCTGAATCATAAGATTTGGACTCATTTCTTATTGTATAGATGTATTAATGGATTTGTCTTGTTCTAGGAGAACAACCAAGACTTCCTTCATCCAGCACTGAGATAAAACATCTCATTCTGATCATCTTTATCATGATGTTTAATTTTGGTTTTCAAATGCTGTAAAATTTAAACTTCCAGCTGCTCTCCTCTGGCCTTTCACCTGCAGGGAACTTAATGGGACGGTCCGAAAGTGCAAAGCGCAGGTCTTTACGGCGCGCCAGTCTTTTCCTCTAATGTTACAGCTGTGGATCAGCGTGGAGCTCACAGGTCATTTGACTCGGGCGAGTATCCGATGCCCCATCCCCGCGGGGCTCTGTTGAAGTTGCGTCGTTTGGACATGGTGGCCAAGGTCATGCCAGGAAGGTTTTGAGTCTCCAGAGTTTCAAACCCAATAACAGGAATCACCCTCTGACTGCGCACAGGACCTCCAAATGGCACTGCGGCTCTAAAATAAAAACCAAACGATGAAGATTTGAGCTGAATCTAAAAGGCTACATCTGGATACAtttgaaaacagtgtttttgtttCAGAAAGCTCTCTGTCCACACTAAAACATCGGAAAATGCTTACTGCACATGCACAAAACTTAATGAAAGCTCACTGAGGTGACACTGAGAGACCAGATGTAATGAAGTTCTCGCACTATTCTTCTGGCATTTATTTATTAGCAAAATATCACTGGTTTGTCCTGATCGCACTCAATTGCCATTCATTGTATGGTCTAAACATGTTTTGCCGCAGGATAGCAATTGTGAATTTTCTGTAATCTTTGCAGGAAAGTAATATGAAGATCTATCTTTAGAAACACTGAATAGCACATATAAGATTAATTGGAATTCTAGAGTTCTAGACTCAATTTTAAATGCccaaaaggttctatataaggttcttaaatgattgcattatactttcatgtttgagttatatcatttttttttttagtgataaAGTATTTTTATGAGCTGCTTAttcataaaatttaataaaggttaaaaatgaatgaaaacaaaattaaatatagctgcgagcagcaattatcggggttcaagggctttaagcacatgcgtaaaaaggtataatgttttatttagcaagcctgtaaccatcgcaatcatagatggaaaagaccagcCAATAAAGTCAATTTACTAAGgaaatacatgttttaatagttatagcaccacctatGGTCCAATCTCCATAAAAGTTGGCATACATGTTTAGAATCTTACGTCATATGTGCTCACCTATTTccgtgaagttccgagtttttGTTTAGGATTTAAAGGCTTTTGAGTATATTTTGCCACatccattttctaaatgaatcTATTATAGCTATACAAAGGGTAAAGTTCAACTGTTTTTGGTAactattgatctagagagtcctgAGAATTGCTTcgggaagattcggagcacaatgaatcagtgtatcgaatcatgattcggatcgtatgtcaaactgctgaaattacgtgactttggctctctgaaccgctgattcgatacactgattcataatgctccgaatcttcttgaagcagtgttttgaaattggccatcactatataagtcgtttttttggcgcaccaaaaatattctcgttgctttataacattaatattgaaccactgtactcacatgaactgatttaaatatgtttttagtacctttctggatcttgagagaggaaaagtcattgctccctatgcaggcctcacggagccattggatttcaacttaaaatatcttaatttgttttccgaagattaacgaaggtcttacgggtttggaacggcagaattttcatttttgggtgaactaaccctttaaccttgtcttgttttttttctgttatagcaccaccaagaGACCAGTCGCTGTGTCATTTTTCACGCGGCtacagaatgagctcttacagaggtgtaccaagtttggtgaaaatatgtCATTCCGTTCACgggttatagccattttagtaaaagtggctccacccACTTCTAAGGTTTTGGCGGACCGTGAATCGAAATGtcaaatttttttaataattattgacaatcagactccagagaatcttgCTGCATGGTTTGGTTCCAATcgggccaaaaacctaggactagttcgcaaaagtaggtttttcaaaaaatccaaaatacccAAGTGAATCCGAagcatgcatttttttctgtcttgagccaaggatttCAACGATATAAGACACTTGTGCCTAACAGTATATTTTTGACcgctgtagcgcccccgtcAGGCCGATTGGAGCGAGCCTTGGTGACGTTGTAGACGGTGTGAGTACcaccagccctcaaagtttcatGTCTCTACGACTTACAGTTTGATCTGCCAGATCACTTTTAGGGGcgaatgctgatccttggaaattttaacaattacaatagggtttcagtgCTACgcgcttgaacccctaattacTTAAATTCATAAACTGATCCCATGATGGAACTTTTAAAAAGTTCTATAAATGATGCATATAAACGGAATCCTTTAAAATTCTACAtggaaccttttcttctaagcACACATCAGAATAAACATAACTATCGGTGCAATATCCATCACATGACTAAATATGTCATAGTTTTAAAATAACTACACTACAACGTGAAAGCTGTTTTCAAATTTATCTACTTGGGTTTTCAAAAACCTGTTTTCACAAGAACAAAAATGCCATGTCAGTGTGGAAGGAAGGCCAAAACATAGAAAAagtattttcaaatgtatccgAATTAGTGTATACATCCATAATGTGACATATTTCTGAAGTATTCAATGAGACTAAATGGTTTTATTCATCAGTTCTTGAAGTGGGCATTCaagggttgtcaaaagtaccgactttggTACCAAGCTggcgataccagcatttccccctagcattttgagcgctgttgagcggattcttaaacacctctgattggccgttgtgtTCATGCACTCAACAGATAAGCCTGTGACTCTATCTGGAACACAACTGCATTAAGTTTCCAGAAACTGCATGTAATTTTGTCCAGTTTCAAAGCTATATGTCACTTAATGGACCCAGACCAGCCACCTCAAGGTATTCCTGCCTCTGGATTAGACTCAACATGGTGACGCAATTCTAGTTTGTATCTGAGAATCTTCTGTGCACAGTGTGCCGGCGGTTCCTTAAATAGTTCCTCAGTCATTCGCTCCTCTGCGGGTCTCGTTTCAAATGGGAAGACGCAGTGGAAACATTGCAGCTCTCTTAAGTGCACTTCATAATTTGATAGTGTGGATTAGTCTTGTTGGGTCTATTTAAGGTACGTAATCATCACGCATGAAGCCAATGTGCCAGAACCTCTCAGTGACCCTCAAGGCCACTTCTCATATCATGTTTTGCCTCCATTTTCTGGAACCGTGGAGAATGGACTTAATCCCTCCTAAATAAAGAAGTTGTTATAAGGGAATCCCAATCCTACTTGGATGTCCCAACCCTACATGGGCCGCATTATTGTGTGTCACATTATTGTGATGCATCAATGAACAGTTTGATgcaactttcttttttcttttttgtttcagCCGTCTAACTCTAGGTTTTCAATCAGATTTGCACTCCCAATTCCTTCAGTGAGTTGAAGTAATTCTTAAATTAAAGTCGTTTGTCTGAGTCATGGCAGGTTGGCACATTCTCTGGCATGTtaagtttcatttttattttcttatttcaacatttagatATAATTAtgtagcagatgcttttatccaaagcgaaaTACAAATGACTTGCGTTATCTTTTTACTTGCCTTTCCCCCATCAATATGTGAAATTTGTACTCTATCAGTCATTTAAAAggctaaaaatattttttttaaaaatgcaacagTTGTCCATTAATTGTATCTATTGTGCTTATttcaagcaaaaaaaataaattaaaatgcgCCTGGAACATCTTTGTTAGTCATTGACAACATTCACATCATCCGATTATATTTTAAGGTTATATTTATGTGCTTATTATGGGCAAAAATAacaggaacagactgaaatAACTCATTGCAATCGGTTTCCatgtacatttattcattcagaAGACGTCTAGCTGGAGCTAAATAGCTTTCAGGAGTCAGTTTCACCAGTGCACCTAAAAACTAAGTCAAGTTTACAAGGACAAGCACTTTCAAAGACGGACTTTGCAAGTCATCTGTATTTGACAAGCATTCAAGTCAATGGCATCTAATCTTTTCAAAGAGCCTCAGTTTTGTTGGATGCACAAGatttttttataaagaaattaaagggatagttcacccaaaaatgaaaattatcccatgatttactctccccaaagccatcctaggtgtatatgtctatcttctttcagtcaaacacaatcagagttatattaaaaatatcctggctcttcccagctttataatggaagtgaatgatgctcctgattttgaagtccaTTTGCGATGGCTCAATTCGATATGTGTAGGCCATCTGcgggaagctagttattttagtttaataaGATTTAAGtatggatatttttcatacaaaaatgcatcactttacttcagaaggcctttattatcccgctggagccgtatggatttcttttatgatggatagatgcacttttttggacttcaaaatcaggagcgccattcactcccattataaagcttggaaaagTCAggatactttaaaatgtatctctgattgtgttcgtctgaaaagtcatatacacctaggatgttTTAAGGGTGAATACATCATgggatagttttcatttttggtgaactttccctttaagacttttattcagagaggatgcattaaattgataaagtttacattgttacaaagtCAAACAAATTCATtttctaataaatgctgttgttttaaacttcatattcatcaaaaaatccagCAAAAATATGAAGTTTACCAAATATTAAAGAAGCACAGCTGTTGTCAGCATTGAAATTATGACTTCAATTATCTTATTAAAAGGATAAATTAGGCTCTGACAGAAAAACATTGacattatgacatactaagttgaaattatgaaaattatgacttaaagggttagttcacccaaaaatgaaaataatgtctttaattacttaccttcatgttccacacccgtaagaccttcattcatcttcgtaacgcaaattaagatatttttgttgaaatccgatggctcagtgaggcctgcatagccaacaatgacacttcctctctcaagatccattaatgtatgaaaaacatatttaaatcagttcacgtGAGtaaagtggttcaatattaatattataaagggacgagaatatttttggagcaccaaaaaacaaaataacgacttatatagtgatggccgatttcaaaacactgcttcaggaagcttcggagcgaaatattcaaaaaatattctcgtccctttataatattaatattgaaccactgtactcacatgaactgatttaaatatgtttttagtacattaatggatcttttttttttttttttttttttttttattaaacagcatACAGGGGATACATGAAATagatttgaaacaaaatacaaaaaaagagCGCATAAACAAGGAAGCGAGAAaagaaaaagggaaaaaaaaaaaaaaaaaaaacacttccatTTTCAGGAAATATACAGGAGGTATTATAAAgacattataattatttttagcaGTTGTGCAGTTTTTGCAGCTTTCTTGTTGAATGATGAACAAAGAGAGtcataaaatagttttaaatctATACAAAAAAGCGTAATGTTGGGCTTACATTCAGTAACTTTACATTTATGCAAATGAAATAGTCCACATATAGTCAGGACTTTTAACACATTGTCCATCTCCTTTGATCCTGTTTCCCACATCAAAAACAGAACATTaattatttcaaaaataaaaagtttgctATGAACAGAGAAAATAAGCCAGGCTACTTCTTTCCaaaaatcatttacataatcacattcaaaaaataaatgtggTATTGTTTCAAGATTAGAATTACAGAATGTGCATTGTGAAGAAATGTCCAATTTAAATTTAGAAAGAAAAGAGTTACATGGATAGTAATTATGAAGAATTTTATAGTAAAGTTCTTTCATCTTGTTAGGTAACAAAAATGTATTGATACCAGACCATA includes the following:
- the LOC137018794 gene encoding pre-mRNA-splicing factor RBM22-like; amino-acid sequence: MATSLGSNTYNRQNWEDSDFPILCQTCLGENPYIRMTKEKYGKECKICARPFTVFRWCPGVRMRFKKTEVCQTCSKMKNVCQTCLLDLEYGLPIQVRDTSMSIKDDMPRSDVNKEYYTQNMEREIQNSDGTRPVGMLGKAQSPSDMLLKLARTTPYYKRNRPHICSFWVKGECKRGEECPYRHEKPTDPDDPLADQNIKDRYYGINDPVADKLLKRASTMPRLDPPEDKSITTLYIGGLGENITDSELRNNFYQFGEIRTITLVERQQCAFIQFATRQGAELAAEKTFNKLIINGRRLAVKWGRSQAAKGQDLKDGFSEMGTRLEPVPGLPTALPLPPALEEEAPANYFNLDPGSSPALMNISLPPPPGLPNPPPPGFGPPMFQPMGPPPPPPMGLRPPGHIHYPSQDPQRMGAHAAVRHSD